The following are encoded in a window of Rubellicoccus peritrichatus genomic DNA:
- a CDS encoding response regulator transcription factor gives MNGARHILIAEDDASIRLGLVDTLESEGYTVYVATNGKEALQLFEDENPDLAILDIMMPQLSGYDVCREIRKQNAAIPILMLSAKAEEIDKVLGLELGADDYVTKPFGMRELLARVSAALRRVEASSSGQKELPAHFSFGSMEVDTERRQAFCDGKEVPMTQLEYRLLLAFYKNAERALSRDFLLNAAWGVDYLGTTRTLDQHVSQLRRKIEENSSQPKFLVTVHGFGYRYCPNGSE, from the coding sequence ATGAATGGAGCACGTCACATTTTAATTGCTGAGGACGACGCAAGCATTCGCCTTGGCCTCGTTGATACTCTGGAGAGTGAGGGCTACACAGTCTATGTTGCGACGAACGGAAAAGAGGCCTTGCAGTTGTTCGAGGATGAGAATCCGGATCTGGCGATACTGGATATTATGATGCCGCAACTTAGCGGTTATGATGTCTGTCGCGAAATTCGTAAACAGAATGCCGCCATACCCATTCTGATGCTCAGTGCAAAAGCAGAGGAAATTGACAAAGTTTTGGGCTTGGAGTTGGGTGCTGATGATTATGTGACGAAGCCCTTTGGAATGCGTGAGTTGCTGGCCCGAGTTTCGGCCGCTTTGAGAAGAGTGGAAGCAAGTTCGTCGGGGCAAAAAGAATTGCCTGCCCATTTTTCGTTTGGATCCATGGAGGTTGATACGGAGAGGCGCCAGGCATTTTGCGATGGCAAGGAAGTTCCAATGACGCAATTAGAGTATCGGCTCCTGCTGGCATTTTACAAGAATGCGGAACGTGCACTAAGCCGTGACTTTCTGCTCAACGCTGCCTGGGGTGTCGATTACCTTGGAACGACACGAACACTGGACCAACATGTGTCCCAATTGCGGCGCAAGATTGAAGAAAATTCATCTCAGCCCAAGTTTTTGGTTACAGTACATGGGTTCGGTTATCGCTATTGCCCGAATGGCTCGGAGTAG
- a CDS encoding HAMP domain-containing sensor histidine kinase, giving the protein MPIRPIFLAWLLLLGATLAIGGLAWWLLGREASRVESLAAGTLAKRVATVAESVDFLMDEIKTGVSDALLAVDDVAQPRQALAELVSTNPYVQTGFFFRESDGVTVWYGDRGEFPDPSDLQEPANDTGLTYPWTLVDLSVDSKKPERIEKAIPTAPAQRPVPFQQAISAPSDAYAAPEVDIATLNAFDDSAYANQSEYAYDINSNVALKQQRAAVRQFNISNRNSLKSKISAESKIAELGDFVNEDVSNTYALKEPFAASNSDFPSLLENDSFLAPSVAQQEEIVFPLPQRQGWFTAQLDGFVEWMLWVEMPRSLNVLGVWLDRDAVIAELAKTINLSQRDGILVTLVDPQGRMVVGQSRQSKSYEEIPPSPELSLAVGTALPGWRIEAFQPNGSNPFGRSFRLLGGVVVAGLCLAIMAGGSLLVWQARRDAHEAQRKTTFVANVSHELKTPLTSIRLFAEMLQDGRVKDPGKRAKYLETMVTETQRLTRLVNNVLDFSRLDRGNRDFKQESQDLVATVNGIVEPQMARLASEGLKVELVLPDEPLQRIIDRDALEQVLLNLLDNAAKYAASGKKAEVRLEAHEHEWSLSVCDWGPGIPARERARVFDAFYRLDDRLTTDRAGCGLGLSITARLVNGLGGEIQLLPNQPQGCCFRLTFKERTIS; this is encoded by the coding sequence ATGCCAATCCGTCCTATATTCCTTGCCTGGTTGCTCCTGTTGGGGGCAACGCTTGCAATCGGTGGTTTGGCCTGGTGGCTTTTGGGTCGCGAGGCTTCACGTGTGGAATCGCTGGCTGCGGGAACGCTGGCAAAGCGTGTTGCGACGGTGGCGGAAAGCGTCGATTTCCTGATGGATGAAATCAAGACCGGGGTCAGTGATGCATTGCTCGCAGTCGACGATGTGGCGCAGCCGCGTCAAGCTCTGGCCGAATTGGTTTCGACGAATCCCTATGTGCAAACAGGATTCTTTTTTCGAGAGTCGGATGGTGTTACGGTTTGGTATGGTGATCGCGGTGAATTTCCCGACCCGTCCGATCTGCAGGAACCAGCAAATGACACCGGGCTCACTTATCCGTGGACCTTGGTTGATTTATCTGTCGATAGCAAAAAGCCTGAGCGTATCGAGAAGGCAATTCCAACTGCGCCGGCACAACGACCTGTTCCTTTTCAGCAGGCCATCTCTGCTCCAAGTGATGCCTATGCAGCACCAGAAGTTGATATAGCTACGCTTAATGCTTTTGATGATTCAGCATATGCTAATCAATCTGAGTATGCTTACGACATTAACTCGAATGTTGCCTTGAAGCAGCAGCGTGCAGCAGTTCGTCAGTTCAATATCTCCAACCGCAATAGTTTAAAGAGCAAGATCAGTGCAGAATCAAAGATCGCCGAATTAGGAGATTTTGTGAATGAGGACGTGTCGAATACTTACGCATTGAAAGAACCTTTTGCCGCCTCCAACTCAGACTTTCCTTCATTACTTGAAAACGATTCATTTCTTGCGCCTTCGGTTGCACAGCAAGAAGAAATTGTGTTTCCATTACCGCAGCGACAGGGTTGGTTTACAGCTCAACTTGACGGCTTTGTCGAATGGATGTTGTGGGTGGAGATGCCACGGTCGCTGAATGTATTGGGTGTCTGGCTGGACCGTGATGCGGTGATCGCTGAATTGGCCAAGACGATAAACTTAAGCCAACGCGATGGCATTCTTGTAACACTTGTTGATCCTCAAGGGCGAATGGTTGTCGGCCAATCCAGGCAAAGTAAATCGTATGAAGAAATCCCACCTTCTCCTGAGCTTTCCCTTGCTGTTGGGACAGCTCTGCCCGGCTGGCGCATCGAAGCTTTTCAACCAAATGGCAGCAATCCGTTTGGCCGGAGCTTTCGGCTTTTGGGAGGCGTTGTTGTAGCAGGTTTGTGTCTGGCCATTATGGCGGGTGGTTCTCTGTTGGTTTGGCAGGCGCGTCGCGACGCACATGAGGCTCAACGAAAGACAACTTTTGTTGCCAATGTATCTCATGAACTGAAGACTCCGCTAACCAGCATTCGTTTGTTTGCTGAGATGTTGCAGGATGGTCGGGTCAAAGACCCTGGCAAACGTGCAAAGTATCTGGAGACCATGGTTACCGAAACGCAGCGATTAACGCGTTTGGTAAATAATGTCCTCGACTTCAGTCGACTGGATCGTGGCAACCGAGACTTTAAACAGGAGTCACAGGATTTAGTTGCTACGGTTAATGGTATCGTCGAACCGCAAATGGCTCGTTTGGCGTCCGAAGGTTTGAAGGTGGAGTTGGTGCTGCCTGACGAACCCCTACAACGTATCATTGATCGTGACGCCTTGGAGCAGGTTTTATTAAACCTTTTGGATAATGCTGCGAAGTACGCTGCATCGGGTAAAAAAGCAGAAGTTCGCCTTGAGGCACACGAGCATGAATGGAGCTTGTCAGTTTGTGATTGGGGTCCGGGGATTCCAGCCCGTGAGCGGGCTCGTGTGTTTGATGCTTTTTATCGGCTGGATGATCGACTGACGACAGATCGAGCCGGCTGTGGGCTTGGTCTTAGTATTACCGCACGTCTGGTTAATGGCCTTGGTGGAGAAATTCAGCTTTTGCCAAACCAGCCGCAGGGCTGCTGCTTTCGCTTAACATTTAAAGAAAGAACAATTTCATGA
- a CDS encoding DoxX family protein, with translation MLSTVSKFLDKPDFGFLIIRVIVGVIFVAAGIGKFLGGSETLEGVGQAMSIVGISFAPLFWGFLAALVETVGGLLLIVGFLFRGSAFFLLGTMIVATAVKVSTGDDFVKDIGYPLAMAAVTAGLLFTGPGKIAIQKSGGAV, from the coding sequence ATGCTAAGCACTGTGTCTAAATTTCTGGATAAGCCTGATTTCGGCTTTCTCATTATTCGTGTGATCGTTGGAGTTATTTTTGTTGCTGCGGGCATCGGTAAATTCCTTGGTGGCAGTGAGACATTGGAAGGTGTTGGACAAGCCATGAGTATCGTTGGCATAAGTTTTGCACCGTTGTTCTGGGGGTTTTTAGCTGCGCTGGTAGAAACTGTTGGAGGCTTACTCCTCATTGTGGGTTTTCTTTTCCGTGGCTCAGCTTTTTTTCTTTTGGGGACCATGATCGTCGCGACTGCGGTTAAGGTTTCAACAGGCGATGATTTTGTTAAAGACATTGGCTATCCACTTGCCATGGCGGCTGTAACTGCAGGTTTGCTTTTTACTGGCCCTGGAAAGATCGCCATTCAAAAGAGTGGTGGAGCTGTGTAA
- a CDS encoding sodium:solute symporter family transporter → MICRIVALLGLSLLTLQAASDEPLKEEMSAQRTYFKWDSIGAAFDGKSIGRAYAKSGDSLFAFGGRNEFGEITSEVQILQRTSDGGYRRTQSDLSKPVAFAASTSYAGKVYLIGGLGPDGVTDRVLELSWENGVLKETLLPPFPEPIMLAGAGIHRSTVHHFLYGVSGVNSMDAVAASPRMYELKLSDLETGEAVWQRMEDMPFGGRVAPSVNETYNELVVLGGYTIDKDQVITPTSSTWGFARIPRDGHVKEGWEKRADFHRPIAYPAVSKTGQSHLTVVGGDAAGGKLSELLNGSKVVEPVAGVWAFHDPLDVWSKIGELSVPAYGGALLKIDEDSYLWLDAREKNKQVVASGTIDFLVSRKTMDWLDWLVIGAYFIIVGWIGYHFARRQKDAASFALGNRNVKWWASGISLMATGVSTISFMAIPALAACTGLATKGPILFMFVGILISAYITFPILRRLNITSTYEYIEQRFGVGLRLLGSFNSIVVQLMGRIGIVVMLPALAISTMTGIEPWISVLTMGLLTTIYSTAGGFEAVVWTDVVQGTLMIVGFCAIGIFSFASIQGGWDAFVQYGRELDRLNFFITEWDLRVPSVWFAVLGFILGTMAFASDQATAQRVLAIPMKDVRKIAFLGGAFSIGVAFLSAAVGMGLFGFFKSNPEFLNPIMKNDQIVPIFIVNKIPVGLSGLLLATLFAAAMSTVSSSVNVCAVLFGEDFYKRLRKNVSSKEEMRAMQVVSMLTGIIGTGMALWLLSMDLPTLWESFMRIMAFIGGGFGGIYILGMFTRRTHEVGAIIGVAVSFAAAYYFSVAQLDIHYGTLGLVITLSCVVSGYVSSLIIPWKRKNLTGLTVWDQVKERVTDDELLAQQ, encoded by the coding sequence ATGATTTGTAGAATAGTTGCCCTTCTTGGGCTCAGCTTGCTTACTTTGCAGGCAGCATCAGACGAACCATTGAAGGAAGAAATGAGTGCTCAACGCACTTACTTTAAATGGGACTCAATCGGCGCAGCATTTGATGGCAAATCAATAGGCCGGGCTTATGCAAAGTCTGGAGATTCGCTATTTGCTTTTGGCGGGCGTAATGAATTTGGAGAGATTACTTCGGAAGTTCAAATCCTTCAGCGCACCAGTGACGGTGGTTACAGACGAACTCAATCCGATCTCTCTAAGCCTGTGGCTTTTGCTGCTTCAACATCATATGCAGGCAAAGTCTATTTGATTGGTGGCTTGGGGCCTGATGGCGTAACGGATCGTGTTCTCGAGTTATCGTGGGAAAACGGAGTGTTAAAGGAAACTTTACTGCCACCTTTTCCAGAACCGATTATGCTGGCAGGAGCCGGTATTCACCGTAGCACAGTGCATCATTTCCTCTACGGAGTCAGTGGTGTGAATTCGATGGATGCAGTAGCAGCAAGTCCGCGCATGTATGAATTAAAACTTTCTGATCTTGAGACGGGAGAAGCCGTTTGGCAGAGGATGGAAGACATGCCTTTTGGTGGACGCGTTGCTCCATCTGTTAACGAGACTTACAATGAGCTGGTTGTGCTTGGAGGTTATACAATTGATAAAGACCAAGTAATAACGCCTACGTCGTCGACATGGGGCTTTGCACGTATTCCGCGTGACGGGCACGTCAAAGAAGGTTGGGAAAAGCGTGCAGACTTTCATCGACCGATTGCTTATCCTGCTGTTAGTAAAACCGGTCAGTCGCACCTGACAGTTGTGGGGGGCGATGCTGCTGGGGGAAAACTCAGTGAGCTGCTCAATGGTTCTAAAGTTGTGGAGCCAGTCGCAGGTGTTTGGGCATTTCACGATCCGCTTGATGTATGGTCAAAGATTGGAGAACTCTCTGTTCCTGCCTATGGTGGTGCCTTGCTAAAGATTGATGAAGATTCCTATCTTTGGTTGGATGCACGCGAGAAGAACAAGCAGGTCGTCGCATCAGGCACAATTGATTTCCTTGTTTCGAGGAAGACAATGGACTGGCTTGATTGGTTAGTGATCGGAGCTTATTTCATTATTGTGGGTTGGATAGGCTATCATTTTGCACGCAGGCAAAAAGATGCTGCCAGTTTTGCACTCGGTAACCGTAATGTTAAGTGGTGGGCCTCGGGCATTTCGCTCATGGCTACAGGAGTCAGTACGATCAGCTTTATGGCGATACCAGCGCTGGCAGCATGCACGGGTTTGGCGACCAAGGGGCCGATCCTCTTCATGTTTGTTGGAATTCTGATTTCCGCCTATATTACGTTTCCGATTCTCAGGCGCTTAAATATCACGTCTACTTACGAATACATAGAGCAGCGCTTTGGTGTAGGGTTACGCCTTCTGGGGAGCTTCAACAGTATCGTGGTTCAATTGATGGGGCGTATTGGTATCGTCGTGATGTTGCCAGCTCTTGCCATATCCACAATGACAGGAATTGAACCCTGGATTTCTGTCCTGACCATGGGTTTGTTGACGACCATCTATTCAACGGCTGGTGGTTTTGAGGCTGTTGTCTGGACCGACGTTGTTCAAGGAACGCTTATGATTGTTGGTTTTTGTGCAATCGGGATTTTTTCTTTTGCCAGCATTCAAGGAGGTTGGGATGCATTTGTTCAATATGGCAGGGAGCTGGACCGATTGAATTTCTTCATAACAGAATGGGATTTACGGGTGCCTTCAGTGTGGTTCGCTGTTTTGGGCTTTATTCTTGGGACTATGGCTTTTGCGTCAGACCAGGCCACAGCCCAGCGTGTTCTGGCTATTCCAATGAAAGACGTTCGCAAAATTGCTTTTCTTGGGGGTGCCTTCAGCATCGGTGTCGCATTCCTTTCTGCTGCGGTTGGCATGGGGTTATTTGGATTTTTTAAATCCAATCCCGAGTTTCTCAACCCGATTATGAAGAACGATCAAATTGTGCCTATTTTTATTGTTAATAAAATTCCAGTTGGGCTGTCGGGCCTGCTCCTGGCCACACTTTTTGCTGCTGCAATGTCCACAGTTTCCTCAAGCGTTAATGTCTGCGCTGTTTTGTTCGGTGAGGATTTCTACAAGCGACTTCGTAAGAATGTTTCCAGTAAAGAAGAAATGCGGGCGATGCAGGTTGTTTCCATGCTCACTGGTATTATCGGTACTGGAATGGCATTATGGTTGTTAAGCATGGATCTTCCTACTTTGTGGGAGTCCTTCATGCGCATCATGGCATTCATTGGCGGAGGTTTTGGTGGCATCTATATATTAGGTATGTTTACGCGGCGGACCCATGAAGTTGGGGCTATTATTGGTGTGGCGGTAAGTTTCGCAGCAGCATATTACTTTAGTGTTGCTCAACTAGATATTCACTATGGCACACTCGGGCTTGTGATTACATTGTCATGTGTCGTATCTGGATATGTTTCCAGCCTGATTATCCCCTGGAAACGAAAGAACCTCACTGGGCTTACAGTCTGGGATCAAGTCAAAGAGCGAGTTACCGATGATGAGCTTCTAGCTCAGCAATAA
- a CDS encoding vWA domain-containing protein codes for MTTFRRRFDRMWENHYPESQRTSRKETVMRYTNLKLLSLTALAVGLLGVSLAKPPAETLHVDAALDRPIVPADREETVVVQIKISPEQLQHSEERAPVNLSLVLDRSGSMSGDKIRQAIAAAETALGRLGPKDYISLVIYDDRVETLAPAQRATSDNIASIRRAVRGVRSRGNTAIYAGLNQAAAELRRNSERGYINRMILLSDGLANEGPSQVADFRALGHAFATEDIVVSTVGLGLDFNEDIMTTLAEAGQGNTYFVENAKDLPRIFAGELGDVLNVVARDIEIIVRARDGARIIKSIGREAEIHDGVARFHLPQAYGGLDKLALVEVEAPAGGAGKARDLIEVEVNYQTMGNEARRQQQVTVPIAYSERKEEIREAARVDVAQNVIDNRIAEAKQEAIVYADNGDYVNAASSMRKSAEKIQNDYAILGDAFVATPSAELNREADDVETVGLPNQKRKSYRSDSYQIFNQQSESK; via the coding sequence ATGACGACTTTTCGGAGGCGTTTCGATAGGATGTGGGAGAACCATTACCCGGAATCTCAAAGAACATCCCGAAAGGAAACAGTCATGCGATATACGAATCTAAAATTACTTAGCCTGACCGCATTGGCGGTTGGCTTGCTTGGTGTCAGTCTGGCGAAGCCGCCTGCCGAGACGCTTCACGTCGATGCTGCCCTGGACCGTCCGATTGTGCCGGCTGATCGTGAAGAAACTGTTGTCGTGCAGATAAAGATCAGTCCGGAGCAATTACAGCACTCGGAAGAACGGGCTCCGGTAAACCTGAGTCTCGTGCTTGATCGCTCAGGGTCAATGAGTGGTGACAAAATAAGGCAGGCTATTGCGGCCGCTGAGACAGCTTTGGGTCGCTTGGGACCTAAAGATTACATTTCGCTGGTGATTTACGATGATCGGGTCGAAACGCTTGCGCCGGCACAAAGAGCCACGTCGGACAATATTGCTTCGATTCGGCGAGCGGTGCGCGGGGTTCGCTCACGTGGGAATACCGCCATTTATGCCGGTTTGAATCAGGCCGCAGCAGAGCTTCGTCGAAACAGCGAGCGCGGGTATATCAATCGGATGATTTTGCTATCGGATGGACTGGCCAACGAAGGTCCAAGCCAGGTCGCCGATTTTCGTGCACTTGGGCATGCTTTTGCCACCGAGGATATTGTCGTCAGCACGGTTGGTCTTGGACTGGATTTCAATGAGGATATTATGACCACGCTCGCGGAAGCCGGGCAGGGGAACACTTACTTTGTGGAAAATGCGAAAGACTTGCCCCGCATTTTTGCCGGTGAACTAGGAGACGTGCTTAATGTCGTGGCCCGCGATATCGAAATCATTGTTCGAGCCAGGGATGGCGCCCGTATTATTAAAAGTATCGGCCGTGAGGCGGAAATCCATGATGGGGTGGCCCGTTTTCACCTTCCGCAGGCTTATGGTGGTTTGGACAAACTGGCCCTTGTAGAAGTCGAAGCTCCAGCTGGTGGTGCCGGCAAGGCACGTGATTTAATTGAAGTCGAAGTCAACTACCAGACCATGGGCAATGAGGCACGACGCCAGCAACAGGTAACCGTGCCGATCGCTTACAGTGAACGCAAAGAGGAGATCCGCGAGGCGGCTCGAGTTGATGTTGCTCAGAATGTGATCGACAACCGAATCGCCGAAGCCAAGCAGGAAGCCATCGTTTACGCAGACAATGGTGATTACGTCAATGCAGCCTCCAGCATGAGGAAGTCAGCGGAAAAGATTCAAAACGATTATGCGATTCTTGGTGATGCGTTTGTGGCCACGCCATCGGCCGAGCTGAATCGCGAAGCAGATGATGTCGAAACGGTGGGATTGCCTAACCAAAAGCGCAAGTCCTATCGCTCGGACAGCTATCAGATTTTCAATCAGCAGTCAGAATCCAAATAG
- a CDS encoding UDPGP type 1 family protein, whose product MIGGNLDMMHANGWHEAELRLAMPPTIDSIIPAFENAGQSQVFRFFEGLEKEQKDNILQQAAQIDLKEVQHLVDTLVHGQGHHGVDLSDLEPAPYISLPSKGGDAEDWETAFKEGEAALEAGRVATFTVAGGQGTRLGYDGPKGTFPVTPVRKATLFQVFAEKILAARRRYNAPIPWFIMTSTINHEATVRFFEEHAYFGMEEDSVSFFRQGLMPAVDYEGKIILDGKDSIAMTPDGHGGSLRALVRSGATEKMAKMGIDTISYFQVDNPLVACIDPAFIGFHLRGKSEMSSKMLQKAYPKEKLGHFCNQRGKQVVIEYSDMPDELCEQRDADGELSYRAGSIAVHILSREFVERMGGAEAGETTLPFHRADKKIQVVDDEGNTSKPDAPNGVKFEMFVFDAIPFAQGPVVIESLRETGFSPVKNAEGVDSAQSCRDDQLRLFASWLKAAGVEIDLDADGIPQIVFEVSPHFADNERDFVAKWNALETKPEITDGLVIE is encoded by the coding sequence ATGATCGGGGGAAACCTTGACATGATGCACGCCAATGGGTGGCATGAAGCTGAACTGAGACTAGCTATGCCACCAACGATCGATTCAATAATTCCCGCATTTGAAAACGCTGGCCAAAGCCAGGTCTTTCGCTTCTTTGAAGGGCTTGAGAAGGAGCAAAAGGACAACATCCTGCAGCAGGCCGCGCAAATTGATCTGAAAGAGGTCCAACACCTCGTCGATACCCTGGTTCACGGACAAGGCCATCATGGCGTCGATCTGAGTGACCTTGAGCCTGCTCCATATATTTCACTGCCAAGCAAAGGCGGTGATGCCGAAGACTGGGAAACCGCCTTCAAGGAAGGTGAAGCCGCTTTGGAAGCCGGACGCGTCGCCACTTTCACCGTCGCCGGCGGTCAAGGCACTCGCCTTGGTTACGATGGCCCCAAAGGCACTTTTCCCGTGACTCCAGTTCGCAAAGCCACGCTCTTTCAGGTGTTTGCGGAAAAAATTCTGGCCGCACGCCGTCGTTACAATGCACCAATCCCCTGGTTCATCATGACCAGCACGATCAACCATGAAGCAACGGTCCGTTTCTTTGAAGAGCACGCCTACTTCGGAATGGAAGAGGACTCTGTTTCGTTTTTCCGGCAAGGCCTGATGCCTGCGGTGGATTATGAAGGCAAAATCATCCTTGATGGAAAGGACTCCATCGCAATGACGCCTGATGGGCACGGCGGCTCACTCCGCGCACTCGTCCGCAGCGGTGCAACCGAGAAAATGGCTAAAATGGGCATCGACACCATCAGCTACTTCCAGGTCGACAACCCACTCGTGGCCTGCATTGATCCGGCGTTTATTGGTTTTCACCTCCGCGGGAAGAGCGAAATGTCTTCGAAAATGCTGCAAAAAGCATATCCCAAGGAAAAACTGGGGCACTTTTGCAACCAGCGCGGCAAGCAGGTCGTGATTGAATACAGTGACATGCCGGACGAGCTTTGCGAACAGCGCGATGCTGATGGTGAACTGTCCTATCGCGCCGGTAGCATTGCCGTTCATATTCTTTCCCGCGAATTTGTCGAACGCATGGGTGGCGCCGAAGCCGGAGAAACCACTCTTCCCTTCCACCGCGCCGACAAAAAAATTCAAGTCGTTGATGATGAAGGTAATACATCCAAGCCCGACGCCCCCAACGGTGTGAAGTTCGAAATGTTTGTCTTTGACGCCATTCCCTTTGCCCAAGGCCCGGTCGTCATAGAATCATTACGCGAAACCGGGTTCAGTCCGGTCAAAAACGCAGAAGGCGTTGATTCAGCCCAGTCCTGCCGAGACGACCAATTACGCCTCTTTGCCTCATGGCTCAAGGCAGCCGGAGTGGAAATCGATCTTGATGCAGATGGCATTCCGCAAATCGTATTCGAAGTCAGCCCGCACTTTGCTGATAACGAACGAGACTTCGTGGCAAAATGGAATGCTCTGGAAACCAAACCAGAAATCACCGACGGCCTAGTCATTGAGTAA
- a CDS encoding shikimate kinase, which produces MRSMVESGQKKPNLYLIGFMGTGKSSIGRGLASRLDMTFIDSDHAIEENEGRSIPDIFASEGEAHFRKLEKAFVENGHPDHGCIVACGGGLVTQPGMIDAIKSRGLVACLFAKPETILSRTAGNRNRPLLNVDNPEEKIRKLMAEREKFYLQAGLCMITDHRSMLEVISHLERYYQRESKKAKRSE; this is translated from the coding sequence ATGAGAAGCATGGTAGAAAGTGGACAGAAAAAGCCGAACTTGTATCTGATCGGCTTTATGGGAACGGGCAAATCTTCGATTGGACGTGGGCTTGCTTCACGCCTGGATATGACGTTCATCGATTCAGATCATGCGATTGAGGAGAATGAGGGGCGATCCATACCGGATATTTTTGCTTCAGAAGGAGAAGCGCATTTTCGAAAGCTGGAAAAGGCATTCGTTGAAAATGGGCATCCGGACCACGGATGCATTGTAGCCTGTGGAGGCGGATTGGTTACGCAACCAGGAATGATTGATGCAATAAAGTCTCGTGGTCTTGTCGCCTGTCTATTTGCCAAACCCGAGACGATTTTGAGCCGTACTGCCGGGAATCGAAACCGCCCGTTGCTCAATGTTGATAATCCCGAGGAGAAGATCCGCAAGCTCATGGCTGAGCGGGAGAAGTTTTACCTCCAGGCTGGCCTTTGCATGATTACAGACCATCGCTCAATGCTGGAAGTGATCAGTCACTTGGAGCGATATTATCAAAGAGAGTCAAAAAAGGCTAAACGATCAGAATAG
- a CDS encoding Spx/MgsR family RNA polymerase-binding regulatory protein produces MLKVYIYNKCSTCRNATKWLEQHDIPFETHPIRETPPSMEELEQMLAAYDGNLKRLINTSSADYRESGLKDSLPTLSTDEVFEKLRQQGNLVKRPFAINADVKLVGFKQPEWEAALQ; encoded by the coding sequence ATGCTCAAAGTTTACATCTATAACAAATGCTCAACCTGCCGCAATGCAACCAAATGGCTGGAACAGCATGACATTCCTTTTGAGACACACCCTATTCGGGAGACACCGCCCAGCATGGAAGAGCTGGAGCAGATGCTCGCGGCCTATGACGGAAATCTGAAAAGGCTGATAAATACTTCGAGTGCGGATTACCGGGAAAGTGGCCTCAAGGACAGCCTGCCGACCCTCTCGACAGACGAAGTATTCGAAAAGCTCCGCCAGCAGGGAAATCTCGTCAAAAGGCCATTCGCAATCAATGCTGACGTCAAACTCGTTGGCTTCAAGCAACCGGAGTGGGAAGCGGCCCTTCAATAA
- a CDS encoding thioesterase family protein encodes MIESTCEIRVRYAETDKMGFVYHSNYFIWFEAARVQMLDELGLPYTEIEANGLMLPLIECSAKFSRPARFDDRVKIHLSIPEKPRLRLKVHYKVTCKEVHLAEGFTQHVFVDLEGRPAKPPASFMALVNKLF; translated from the coding sequence ATGATCGAATCTACCTGCGAAATCCGTGTCCGCTACGCCGAAACCGATAAAATGGGTTTCGTTTACCACAGCAACTATTTCATCTGGTTTGAGGCCGCCCGTGTCCAGATGCTGGATGAGTTAGGGCTGCCTTATACAGAAATCGAAGCAAACGGACTAATGCTTCCACTCATCGAGTGCTCAGCCAAATTCAGCCGCCCGGCTCGATTTGATGACCGTGTGAAGATCCATTTGAGCATACCTGAGAAGCCGAGATTGCGATTAAAAGTTCACTACAAAGTGACTTGTAAAGAAGTACATCTGGCAGAAGGCTTTACACAGCATGTCTTCGTCGACTTGGAAGGCCGGCCTGCCAAGCCACCGGCCAGCTTCATGGCTCTCGTAAACAAGCTATTCTGA